One Faecalispora anaeroviscerum genomic window carries:
- a CDS encoding HD-GYP domain-containing protein, with the protein MKLNVNQMLLSFSFTLDFVERDLLKDVTNHTRHVAYICARIAKLRNLPEQDFFDLISYALLHDNGIARSLLDRAPVDMAGLERNIRHCELGEENVSYFPFNHPIPGVILYHHECYDGSGFFGKRGEEIPFYSRLIALANRVAVEYAQGNAPSNIMDVLRKDAHLFDPELLQLFYRVSQHGEFWLNMQPMFIEPVLERLLPQQTREFSYRNIRRISRLYSNIIDAKSPFTGGHSRGISKKVGILCRYYGRNEEEYWKMRIAADLHDLGKIMVPNEILDKPGSLTREEIDVIQSHTYYTRKALEMVQGFEDITEWAANHHEKLNGKGYPYGLTAEQLDFNSRLMTCVDIYQALTEDRPYRMALTHADAVGILDTMSRQNLIDASIVNDIDMVLGTVFYEEDLKIQKAH; encoded by the coding sequence ATGAAGTTGAATGTGAATCAAATGCTGCTTTCTTTTTCCTTTACATTGGATTTTGTGGAAAGAGATTTATTGAAAGATGTTACCAATCACACCAGACATGTAGCGTATATCTGCGCACGAATTGCAAAATTGAGGAACCTTCCTGAGCAAGATTTTTTTGATTTGATTTCTTATGCGCTTTTGCATGATAACGGGATTGCGCGTTCTCTGCTCGACAGGGCCCCTGTGGATATGGCAGGGCTCGAGCGCAACATCAGGCACTGCGAGCTAGGGGAAGAGAATGTTTCGTACTTCCCGTTTAACCACCCGATTCCCGGTGTGATTTTATACCATCACGAGTGCTATGACGGAAGCGGCTTTTTCGGAAAGCGCGGGGAAGAAATTCCGTTTTATTCCCGCCTGATCGCTCTGGCGAATCGCGTAGCGGTGGAATATGCGCAGGGGAACGCTCCGTCTAATATTATGGACGTGTTGCGCAAGGACGCGCATCTTTTTGACCCCGAGCTGCTGCAGCTATTTTATCGTGTTTCACAGCACGGAGAGTTTTGGCTGAATATGCAGCCTATGTTTATCGAGCCTGTTCTGGAGCGCCTGCTCCCGCAGCAAACACGGGAGTTCAGCTATCGGAATATCCGCCGTATTTCGCGGCTGTACAGCAACATCATCGATGCCAAATCACCGTTTACGGGTGGTCATTCCCGTGGCATCAGCAAAAAAGTCGGCATTCTGTGCCGCTACTACGGTCGCAACGAAGAAGAGTATTGGAAAATGCGGATTGCGGCAGATTTGCATGATCTGGGGAAGATCATGGTGCCGAACGAAATTCTGGATAAGCCGGGCAGTCTGACCCGGGAAGAAATCGACGTAATTCAGTCGCACACCTACTATACCCGCAAGGCGTTGGAGATGGTGCAGGGCTTTGAGGATATTACCGAATGGGCGGCCAACCACCATGAAAAGCTGAACGGAAAGGGTTACCCCTACGGCCTTACTGCCGAGCAGCTGGATTTCAACTCCCGTTTGATGACCTGCGTGGATATTTACCAGGCACTGACGGAGGATCGCCCTTACCGCATGGCGCTTACTCATGCGGACGCCGTCGGTATTCTCGACACCATGTCCAGGCAGAATTTGATTGATGCGTCGATTGTCAATGACATCGACATGGTTCTGGGTACCGTTTTTTACGAAGAGGATTTGAAAATACAAAAGGCACACTGA
- a CDS encoding deoxyribonuclease IV has product MLKIGCHLSAAKGFLAMGKDAVSIGANTFQFFTRNPRGSKAKEINPADAAALRELAQHEGISHILAHAPYTLNACSADPKVREFASLMMQDDLRRMEYLPGSSYNFHPGSHTGQGEDVGISQIAQLLNAILRTEQTTTVLLETMAGKGTEIGANFSQLRRILDRVSLTEKMGVCMDTCHVYDAGYDLVNDLDGVLTQFDKEIGLSRLRAVHLNDSMNPFCSHKDRHQKIGQGSLGLFAMERIINHPALRDLPFYLETPNELPGYAQEISLLKSLYREVM; this is encoded by the coding sequence GTGCTGAAAATTGGATGTCATCTGTCTGCCGCAAAGGGATTCCTGGCTATGGGAAAGGATGCGGTTTCTATTGGAGCGAACACCTTTCAGTTTTTTACACGCAACCCCCGGGGCAGCAAAGCAAAAGAAATCAACCCCGCAGATGCCGCCGCGCTGCGGGAGCTTGCGCAGCACGAGGGAATCAGCCATATTCTAGCCCACGCGCCCTATACACTGAATGCCTGTTCCGCAGACCCAAAGGTACGGGAATTTGCTTCTCTTATGATGCAGGATGATCTGCGGCGCATGGAATATCTGCCCGGCAGCAGCTACAACTTTCACCCCGGCAGCCATACCGGGCAGGGGGAGGACGTTGGAATTTCGCAGATTGCGCAGCTGCTCAACGCGATCTTGCGAACAGAGCAGACAACAACGGTACTGCTCGAGACTATGGCCGGGAAGGGAACCGAGATCGGCGCGAATTTTTCGCAGCTGCGCCGGATACTGGATCGCGTTTCTCTGACGGAGAAAATGGGTGTTTGTATGGATACCTGCCATGTGTACGATGCCGGGTATGATCTGGTGAACGACCTCGATGGTGTGCTGACCCAATTTGATAAGGAGATCGGCCTTTCACGGCTGCGGGCCGTACACCTGAACGACAGCATGAATCCCTTTTGCAGCCATAAGGACCGCCACCAGAAAATTGGACAGGGTAGTCTGGGACTTTTTGCAATGGAGCGGATCATCAATCATCCGGCCCTGCGAGATCTGCCCTTTTACCTGGAAACGCCGAATGAATTGCCGGGCTACGCGCAGGAGATCAGTCTACTGAAAAGCCTTTACCGAGAAGTAATGTAA
- a CDS encoding YhgE/Pip domain-containing protein, producing MKFQTIRKVFINDWRRILHNPVAIIITIGICVLPALYAWVNIKACWDVYENTGNIPVAVVNNDQTVDFRGKEVNIGKGVVDQLKNNKKIDWKFVSQRQADLGLADGTYFAAIELPEDFSEHFTTLLSDTPIKPKIIYKVDTKVNPVAEKITESAKNTLVQEIKSNFVSTVNQSIFSMLNPVGEDADENLQSVIKMKDAIVNLNQNMDVISSSLDGLHTNSINLNQFLSSVNTAWPLVESGLETAGKTAASQQTLSRDAQKRLSNSLTYLDTNLSYVQTSSQRTHALLTDLNSAAKEGSTAKMDTAFSDLDATLSAMSSSVDATASYLKKYRTIDWGEDAENAEKQLTSLRASLVNLRAQLVQLRKNLKELSADSEAFYNTLDKTIPQLEKQVQEMDEALDTLIPTLESLNKSLNSTQLETMINALKGLRDSGVGDNLITSLKEIQATRQDTAAAIASADQAAATGINMIDDAIPKIDKTVEFLQKVQDNQSDKKAQLTKMIRSLDSIGVELDSMRTKLSTIHKQSDAVAQLTAGKANTVNDDLYQMESQLTNILKEYNQSIRGDVSTIGQRLVTSADNAATLAQSAQKLGSEIGTMLKTAQSGTKLTSDLTGSLSSKLKEFKGTIQTLGGKLELVDNNDVVQIISILQSNPEFMGDFIAEPFEQNVEYINAVPNYGSSMAPIYTALALWVGCLILNSILRSRPRELDGMEHLTLREKHYGKMMTFCSMALIQGTVISLGDIFLLKIYVVDGMLFVLFAVFSSLVFCIITYTLYSTLGNAGKALAIVYMIFQIPGSGGTYPIQVDPPIFSVLQPLFPFAYTVSGFREAIAGPLTSQVLLDFAVLGLFAVVFLIAGYFVVQRMAEPVHHFEETFESSGLGE from the coding sequence ATGAAGTTTCAGACCATACGAAAGGTTTTTATCAATGACTGGCGCAGGATCCTGCATAATCCTGTTGCCATAATCATCACCATCGGCATTTGTGTTCTCCCCGCCCTCTACGCCTGGGTCAACATCAAGGCCTGCTGGGATGTATATGAAAATACGGGCAATATCCCGGTGGCTGTCGTCAACAACGATCAGACCGTGGACTTTAGGGGGAAAGAGGTCAACATTGGCAAAGGTGTTGTAGATCAGCTGAAAAACAACAAAAAGATCGACTGGAAATTCGTCAGTCAGCGGCAAGCAGACCTTGGCCTGGCCGATGGTACCTATTTTGCCGCGATCGAGCTGCCGGAGGATTTCTCCGAACACTTTACCACCCTGCTTTCCGATACACCGATCAAACCAAAAATCATTTATAAGGTAGATACCAAAGTAAACCCTGTGGCGGAAAAAATTACGGAAAGCGCCAAAAATACACTGGTGCAGGAGATTAAATCCAACTTTGTGTCCACGGTGAATCAGTCGATTTTTTCCATGCTTAACCCCGTGGGTGAGGATGCCGACGAAAACCTGCAAAGCGTCATTAAGATGAAAGACGCCATTGTGAACCTGAACCAGAATATGGATGTCATCTCCTCTTCTCTGGATGGCCTGCACACGAACTCGATTAACCTGAATCAGTTTCTGAGCAGCGTCAACACCGCGTGGCCACTGGTAGAAAGCGGGCTGGAAACCGCCGGAAAAACCGCCGCCAGCCAGCAGACGCTTTCGCGCGACGCCCAAAAGCGCCTGAGCAATTCGCTGACCTATCTGGATACCAACCTTTCGTATGTTCAAACCTCCAGCCAACGCACGCATGCGCTGCTGACGGATTTGAACAGCGCCGCGAAAGAAGGCAGCACCGCAAAAATGGACACGGCCTTTTCTGATCTGGACGCGACTCTGTCGGCGATGTCCAGCTCCGTGGACGCAACCGCTTCCTATCTCAAAAAATACCGTACGATCGACTGGGGCGAGGATGCTGAAAACGCTGAAAAGCAGCTTACTTCTCTGCGTGCTTCGCTGGTGAATCTGCGTGCCCAACTGGTACAGCTGCGGAAAAACCTAAAGGAGCTGTCCGCGGATTCAGAGGCCTTTTACAATACCCTTGATAAAACGATCCCCCAACTAGAAAAACAGGTTCAGGAAATGGACGAAGCGCTCGACACGCTGATTCCTACTTTGGAATCCTTAAACAAATCCCTAAACTCCACCCAATTGGAGACGATGATCAATGCGCTGAAAGGACTGCGTGATTCCGGCGTCGGTGACAATCTGATCACCAGCTTAAAAGAAATTCAGGCCACCCGGCAAGATACCGCTGCGGCAATTGCTTCGGCCGATCAGGCCGCAGCAACCGGAATCAATATGATTGACGACGCGATCCCGAAGATCGACAAGACAGTCGAGTTTCTGCAAAAGGTGCAGGATAATCAGTCCGATAAAAAAGCGCAGCTGACTAAAATGATTCGCTCACTCGATTCCATCGGGGTCGAGTTAGACAGCATGCGCACCAAGCTCTCAACCATTCATAAACAATCCGATGCCGTGGCTCAGCTGACCGCCGGAAAGGCCAACACGGTAAACGACGACCTGTATCAAATGGAAAGCCAGCTGACCAACATTCTGAAGGAATACAACCAGAGCATCCGAGGGGATGTAAGCACCATCGGCCAGCGCCTTGTTACCTCAGCCGACAATGCCGCCACATTGGCGCAGTCTGCCCAAAAGCTGGGCTCTGAAATCGGCACCATGCTGAAAACGGCGCAGTCCGGCACCAAGCTGACTTCTGACCTGACCGGCTCGCTCAGCAGCAAGCTGAAGGAATTCAAGGGTACGATTCAAACGCTCGGCGGGAAGCTTGAGCTGGTCGACAATAACGACGTTGTACAAATCATTTCAATTTTGCAAAGCAACCCGGAATTTATGGGCGATTTTATCGCCGAGCCGTTTGAACAGAATGTGGAATACATTAATGCCGTTCCAAACTACGGCTCGAGCATGGCTCCGATTTATACCGCGCTTGCGCTGTGGGTGGGCTGCCTGATTTTAAACTCGATTCTGCGTTCGCGTCCTCGTGAGCTTGACGGAATGGAGCATCTGACGCTGCGCGAAAAGCACTACGGCAAGATGATGACGTTCTGCTCCATGGCACTGATTCAGGGCACCGTGATCTCGTTGGGCGATATTTTCCTGTTAAAAATTTATGTGGTGGACGGCATGCTGTTCGTCCTTTTCGCCGTGTTCTCATCGCTGGTATTCTGTATTATTACTTATACACTGTATTCCACCCTTGGGAACGCAGGCAAAGCGCTGGCTATCGTCTATATGATTTTCCAGATTCCCGGCAGCGGAGGAACCTACCCCATTCAGGTAGACCCGCCAATTTTCAGTGTTTTGCAGCCACTGTTCCCGTTTGCCTACACGGTCAGCGGGTTCCGCGAGGCAATTGCAGGCCCTCTGACAAGTCAGGTGCTTCTGGATTTTGCCGTGCTTGGCCTGTTTGCCGTAGTCTTTTTAATTGCCGGATATTTTGTCGTTCAGCGGATGGCAGAACCCGTGCATCATTTTGAGGAAACATTTGAAAGCTCCGGCCTGGGCGAATAA
- a CDS encoding YhgE/Pip domain-containing protein has protein sequence MKRIRILGGFPAKIKSRLHSIAHERIRPVFLIFLQDLRTIRHNKATLAVVVGLCILPSLYAWVNIYACWDPYSNTGNLPVAIVNNDEGAVINGEIINVGNSIVDELKENQSIGWQFVSDWQGNYGLSQGKYYAMIEIPRNFSERLASLTTSTPQKPVLTYRVNEKLNAIASKITNVAKDRLIDSIESSFVKTVNEKAMAMINDSSKETQMSPSRLKELKTSLQQADQDITRAKTQIDEAGNHSKSFQKYLDEAAALSPTIADQITGLQQIASAGGSLAEKTQHTVQSIASNLSADLNRVQELNRQNQQLISALRSINGNTLDENTKGIAQQTMVFCTSLDVLLDTDADDLAELNKAYDINALTLLVNSLRYADRLVKTEKELLGQMVDAQNSTPKESMDEMLSTLSKLSDEQAQLSQNLSSTYATQGAPLLSSLGDGIVQSLYDTSSLIGSTMSIVPQLDALAAFTKASSELTVQQGVQMTDVLDTLQTDLGHILTRLDTISTEDLETLEDLIENHPDTIADFISSPLEVEQVEIYKGGTFGTGLTPFYTVLAIWVGALLLCAFLTVHCKDPEGYHLNLKQKHFGKMNLFLFLSLIQSTIITLGDVFVLGVAPENFWLMMLFSVLCSITFVVIIFTLVSLFGNVGKAIVVIMMVFQIAGAGGIYPIQTNPRVFGILHPLWPFTYGINGLREAIAGPTWDSVFTNIWALIGFIAVFLPLAALKKPLHKANTLFEKMFQKSGL, from the coding sequence ATGAAACGAATCCGTATTCTTGGGGGCTTCCCCGCAAAAATAAAATCCAGACTTCATTCGATTGCACACGAACGAATTCGCCCTGTGTTTTTGATTTTTTTACAGGATTTGAGAACCATCCGCCACAACAAGGCAACGCTGGCCGTTGTCGTCGGCCTGTGCATCCTGCCGTCGCTGTACGCGTGGGTCAACATTTACGCCTGCTGGGACCCATACTCCAATACCGGCAATTTACCTGTGGCGATCGTAAACAACGACGAAGGCGCTGTGATCAACGGAGAAATTATCAACGTGGGCAACTCCATTGTGGATGAGCTGAAGGAAAACCAATCGATCGGGTGGCAATTTGTCAGCGACTGGCAGGGAAATTATGGTCTGAGCCAGGGTAAATATTACGCCATGATCGAAATTCCGCGCAATTTTTCGGAACGTCTGGCCAGCCTGACCACCTCAACGCCGCAAAAACCGGTGCTGACCTACCGGGTAAACGAAAAGCTGAACGCGATCGCCTCTAAAATCACGAATGTGGCAAAGGATCGCCTGATCGACAGCATTGAAAGCAGCTTCGTGAAAACCGTCAATGAAAAAGCGATGGCGATGATCAACGACAGCTCCAAGGAAACGCAGATGAGTCCCTCGCGCCTGAAGGAGCTGAAAACCTCTCTGCAGCAGGCCGATCAGGATATTACCCGCGCCAAGACGCAGATCGACGAAGCCGGCAATCATTCCAAAAGCTTTCAGAAGTATCTGGATGAAGCCGCTGCGCTTTCCCCCACCATCGCCGATCAGATCACCGGCCTGCAGCAGATCGCGTCGGCCGGGGGCTCCCTCGCGGAAAAAACCCAACATACCGTTCAGTCAATTGCATCCAACCTGAGCGCTGACCTAAACCGCGTGCAGGAGCTGAACCGGCAAAATCAGCAGCTGATTTCCGCACTGCGCAGCATCAACGGGAACACGCTCGATGAAAACACAAAGGGTATTGCACAGCAGACCATGGTTTTCTGCACCTCTTTAGATGTACTTCTCGATACCGACGCGGACGATCTGGCCGAATTAAACAAAGCCTATGATATAAACGCGCTGACGCTTCTGGTCAACTCCCTGCGGTACGCAGACCGCCTTGTAAAGACCGAAAAGGAGCTGCTGGGGCAAATGGTTGACGCGCAGAACAGCACGCCGAAGGAATCGATGGACGAGATGCTCAGCACGCTCTCAAAGCTGAGCGACGAGCAGGCTCAGCTGTCACAGAACCTTTCTTCCACCTATGCCACGCAGGGAGCCCCGCTGCTCAGCAGCCTTGGCGACGGCATCGTGCAGTCGCTGTACGACACCAGCAGCCTGATTGGCTCAACGATGTCGATCGTGCCGCAACTGGACGCGCTCGCCGCTTTTACAAAGGCCTCCAGTGAGCTGACGGTTCAGCAGGGCGTACAGATGACCGACGTGCTCGACACCCTGCAAACTGATTTGGGGCATATCTTGACCCGGCTGGACACCATCTCAACTGAAGACCTGGAAACACTGGAGGATCTGATTGAAAATCACCCGGATACCATCGCAGATTTCATTTCTTCTCCTCTTGAAGTGGAACAGGTAGAAATCTACAAGGGCGGTACCTTTGGCACCGGTCTGACTCCGTTTTACACCGTTCTGGCCATCTGGGTAGGTGCGCTGCTGCTATGCGCGTTCCTGACTGTTCACTGCAAAGACCCGGAAGGCTATCACCTGAACCTGAAGCAAAAGCACTTTGGTAAGATGAACCTGTTTTTATTTCTGTCACTGATCCAGTCCACCATCATCACACTGGGAGATGTTTTTGTTTTGGGAGTCGCGCCGGAAAACTTCTGGCTGATGATGCTGTTCAGCGTGCTTTGTTCCATTACGTTTGTGGTGATTATCTTTACGCTGGTTTCGCTGTTCGGAAACGTGGGCAAGGCCATCGTTGTGATTATGATGGTCTTTCAGATCGCAGGTGCCGGGGGGATCTATCCCATCCAGACCAACCCGCGCGTGTTCGGCATTCTACACCCGCTCTGGCCGTTCACCTACGGAATCAACGGCTTGCGCGAAGCGATCGCCGGGCCGACGTGGGACAGCGTGTTTACAAACATTTGGGCGCTGATCGGCTTTATTGCAGTATTCCTGCCTTTGGCCGCGCTGAAAAAGCCGCTTCACAAGGCCAACACTCTCTTTGAAAAGATGTTCCAAAAATCCGGGCTGTAA
- a CDS encoding lytic transglycosylase domain-containing protein produces MNTLEFPSTGITGITGSNGSQSFSAKTTSGTSFSDIFSSVQKSTDLDATFEKASEAYGVPVNLLKAVAKAESDFNPNVVSSAGAQGVMQLMPSTARSLGVSDPFDAEQNIMGGANYLSQLLREFNGDTTLAVAAYNAGSGSVKKYGGVPPYAETQNYVEKVLGLSGSQLTAGTAESTGTDSSQELLSALTGSTTGSTSSSGVSTSESYLLMKLYQFQALRALFSDSEESQNPLSSLFSDSSSSLSSGNQLESLFSGSSTTEDSLTSLF; encoded by the coding sequence TTGAACACTCTGGAATTCCCCTCAACCGGCATTACCGGTATCACAGGCAGTAATGGAAGTCAAAGCTTTTCGGCGAAAACGACGTCAGGCACTTCGTTTTCGGATATTTTCAGCTCTGTGCAGAAAAGCACAGACCTTGACGCCACGTTTGAAAAGGCCTCAGAAGCCTATGGGGTACCGGTCAACCTGCTCAAAGCGGTGGCAAAAGCGGAATCGGACTTTAACCCGAATGTGGTTTCCTCCGCCGGAGCGCAGGGTGTCATGCAGCTGATGCCAAGCACGGCTCGCAGCCTTGGCGTTTCTGATCCGTTTGACGCGGAGCAGAACATTATGGGCGGCGCCAACTATTTAAGCCAGCTCCTGCGTGAGTTTAATGGCGACACCACCCTTGCGGTAGCTGCCTATAATGCGGGGTCCGGCAGCGTGAAAAAATACGGCGGGGTTCCCCCCTATGCCGAAACGCAGAATTATGTGGAAAAGGTACTGGGCCTGTCCGGGTCGCAGCTGACAGCGGGAACCGCCGAGAGTACCGGTACAGATTCCTCACAGGAGCTTCTTTCCGCTTTAACCGGCAGCACAACGGGCAGCACCTCCTCTTCGGGTGTTTCCACCTCGGAAAGCTACCTGTTGATGAAGCTATACCAGTTTCAGGCATTGCGGGCTTTGTTTTCTGATTCGGAGGAATCACAGAACCCGTTGTCTAGCTTATTTTCCGATTCCTCTTCCTCGCTTTCCTCTGGGAATCAACTGGAGAGCCTGTTTTCTGGTTCCAGCACTACAGAGGACTCCCTGACCAGCCTTTTTTAA
- a CDS encoding pyridoxamine 5'-phosphate oxidase family protein, with protein MRPSRRMSQEEAEQLLCEGTYGVLSVASPQGKPYGVPLNYYYQPEEQAIFFHCFVKGRKIDALKENDRVAFVVIGRETIMPERFVTHYDSVMVEGRAEFITDPEEKTKRLLQLCDTLAPGVLERRDEVIRRQLPAVSIVKIHVETISGKRNRDD; from the coding sequence ATGAGACCAAGCAGAAGAATGTCACAGGAAGAGGCCGAGCAGCTGCTATGCGAGGGAACCTACGGGGTGTTGTCCGTCGCTTCGCCTCAGGGGAAGCCATACGGTGTGCCGCTGAACTATTATTACCAGCCCGAAGAGCAGGCGATCTTTTTCCATTGCTTTGTAAAGGGACGAAAAATTGATGCCCTGAAAGAAAACGATCGGGTGGCTTTTGTAGTGATTGGCAGGGAAACAATCATGCCGGAGCGCTTTGTCACCCATTACGACAGCGTGATGGTCGAGGGCCGCGCGGAGTTCATCACCGACCCCGAGGAGAAAACAAAACGTCTGTTGCAGCTTTGCGATACTCTGGCGCCCGGCGTTTTGGAGCGCAGGGATGAAGTGATCCGCCGGCAGCTGCCGGCCGTGAGCATCGTGAAAATTCATGTGGAAACGATCAGCGGAAAGCGCAACCGCGACGACTGA
- a CDS encoding low molecular weight protein-tyrosine-phosphatase, translating into MVRVLFVCHGNICRSPMAEFLLKRLAAERGCEDELLIASAATSTEEIGNPVHRGTVTKLAEHGISCAGKHAVQLTRRDYPTYDYLLGMDRHNLQNMARILGTDDPQKIRRLLDFSAHPRDIADPWYTGNFDVTYEDILEGCNAFLDFLETSGLIHPKRNRNQ; encoded by the coding sequence ATGGTACGAGTTTTATTTGTCTGCCACGGGAACATCTGCCGCTCACCCATGGCGGAATTTTTACTGAAGCGTCTCGCCGCGGAGCGCGGCTGTGAGGACGAGCTTCTGATCGCGTCCGCCGCCACCAGCACAGAGGAGATTGGGAACCCGGTTCACCGCGGCACTGTAACAAAGCTCGCGGAACACGGCATCTCCTGCGCGGGCAAGCATGCCGTGCAGCTGACACGGCGTGATTACCCGACCTATGATTACCTGTTGGGAATGGACAGGCATAACCTTCAGAATATGGCCCGCATTTTGGGTACGGACGACCCGCAGAAAATTCGGCGGCTCTTGGATTTTTCTGCTCACCCGCGTGACATTGCAGACCCTTGGTACACCGGGAACTTTGACGTTACCTATGAAGATATTCTGGAGGGATGCAATGCTTTTTTGGACTTTCTGGAAACAAGCGGCCTGATTCACCCCAAAAGAAACAGGAATCAATAG
- a CDS encoding DUF1653 domain-containing protein produces MEETLKPGRYRHFKGNEYELLYVARHSETLEEMVVYRALYGEGGIWVRPACMWSETVERNGVSVARFSYLGE; encoded by the coding sequence ATGGAAGAAACCTTAAAACCCGGGCGTTACCGTCACTTTAAGGGCAATGAATACGAGCTGCTGTATGTTGCGCGCCATTCCGAAACGCTTGAGGAAATGGTTGTTTACCGCGCATTATATGGGGAGGGCGGTATTTGGGTGCGCCCGGCCTGTATGTGGAGTGAAACGGTCGAACGGAACGGCGTGAGCGTTGCACGGTTTTCCTATCTTGGGGAGTAG
- a CDS encoding VOC family protein encodes MEYVCTLISVRDMERSKRFYCDLLGMTVTADFSANVTLSGQIALQTNESWQEFLGVSEKQIHFTNHAAELYFEEADLDSFLQKLAVWPGIEYVHPLKEHRWGQRVVRFYDPDGHIVEVGEKLPQVVLRFIKSGLSREETACRMDVPLAYVESCVRELTPV; translated from the coding sequence ATGGAGTATGTTTGCACGCTGATTTCTGTGCGGGATATGGAACGATCCAAACGGTTTTATTGTGATCTTCTGGGGATGACGGTTACTGCCGATTTCAGCGCGAACGTTACGTTATCCGGTCAAATTGCCTTGCAGACCAACGAAAGCTGGCAAGAGTTTCTTGGGGTTTCGGAAAAGCAGATTCATTTTACAAATCATGCCGCAGAGCTTTATTTTGAAGAAGCAGACCTGGATTCCTTTTTGCAAAAGCTCGCCGTGTGGCCGGGCATCGAGTATGTTCACCCGCTGAAGGAGCATCGATGGGGCCAGCGTGTGGTTCGCTTTTATGACCCCGACGGGCATATTGTGGAGGTTGGTGAGAAACTTCCGCAGGTAGTTCTTCGTTTTATTAAATCCGGTCTGTCACGGGAAGAAACCGCATGCCGGATGGATGTGCCGCTCGCATATGTTGAGTCCTGCGTCCGGGAGCTAACCCCTGTTTAG
- a CDS encoding flavodoxin family protein, protein MQVYYFTRSGRSKGIAEQLASRFQAQAERIEDGVDWSGAGGYMKAGFLSASGKSLPATYHSPETEGTIALVFPVWAGTFPPAVRTFVDQVGRARIVCIPTSLGSKLKDRDGFAKVIDLVGKTISAPEEL, encoded by the coding sequence ATGCAGGTGTATTATTTTACCCGTTCCGGGAGGAGCAAGGGGATTGCCGAACAGCTGGCCAGCCGATTTCAGGCGCAGGCGGAGCGGATTGAGGACGGTGTGGACTGGTCCGGAGCCGGGGGATATATGAAGGCCGGTTTTCTGTCCGCGTCGGGCAAATCCCTGCCGGCCACTTACCACAGCCCGGAGACAGAGGGAACGATTGCGCTTGTGTTCCCGGTTTGGGCCGGTACTTTTCCGCCGGCAGTGCGCACCTTTGTTGATCAGGTAGGCCGTGCGCGCATTGTGTGTATTCCCACCTCTCTGGGCAGTAAGCTCAAGGATCGGGACGGTTTTGCAAAGGTGATCGATCTAGTGGGAAAAACAATCTCCGCTCCGGAGGAGCTGTGA
- a CDS encoding GNAT family N-acetyltransferase: MEYREHDDYPIYRHGILPADKKAISQPSWVLETPRLGFRHLRVEDLTALRPILGDVQTMYAWEYGFTDEQIAEWIARANRRYQTCGYSHHAAIQKESGELVGLMGVLPEEIDGKTCFGLGYIVARRFWGQGYAAEGAAAWLRYAFEQLGAQQVIADIRPQNTASRRVAERLGMTVIGEHTKHHNGKEMPHLIYAKNRKEG; the protein is encoded by the coding sequence ATGGAGTACCGCGAGCATGATGATTACCCGATTTACAGGCACGGAATTTTACCGGCAGATAAGAAGGCGATCAGCCAACCTTCGTGGGTGCTGGAAACACCGCGTCTCGGTTTTCGCCATCTGAGAGTGGAAGACCTCACGGCCCTGCGTCCCATCCTCGGTGATGTGCAAACCATGTACGCATGGGAGTACGGCTTTACCGATGAGCAGATCGCCGAATGGATTGCGCGCGCGAACCGGCGTTATCAAACCTGCGGGTATTCCCACCATGCTGCCATTCAGAAAGAGAGCGGCGAGCTGGTCGGCCTGATGGGAGTCCTTCCGGAGGAAATCGACGGAAAAACCTGTTTCGGGCTCGGTTATATTGTTGCCCGGCGATTTTGGGGTCAGGGTTATGCCGCAGAGGGCGCGGCCGCCTGGCTGCGGTACGCGTTCGAACAGCTGGGCGCACAGCAGGTGATCGCCGACATCCGCCCGCAAAACACCGCCTCGCGCAGAGTGGCCGAGCGGCTGGGAATGACAGTGATCGGTGAGCATACGAAGCATCATAACGGCAAAGAAATGCCGCATCTGATTTATGCAAAAAACAGAAAGGAAGGATAG